GATCTGCCGCAACATGCCCGCTTCAGCACCCCGGCGGCGGCCCCGAGCGCCCGCGCGCTCGATGAGGGATAGAGACGCGTGGCACGCAAAGGCGCGAAGCCGGGAAGGGGGCGAGACCCTGACCCGCGTCAGCAAAACTCCGTCGGCCAGGGAAACTCGGCAGGAGGGACGACGCTGTCCCCCTTCGCGTCTTTGCGGGTTCGCGTGACCGAACCTTCCTCCGCTCGCCTTGCGGCTGCCTTGGGCAGGCGGGACGGAGGCAGGACATGGCCCGCGCAAGACCCCGCACCAAGCTGCCGCCGTCTTGCCTCAAACGCGTGTGGCGCGACGATGCGCTGAGCAGGAATGTCCTCCGGGGCCCATGGCGAAGCGCTCCGCCGCGACTCCAGCAACGGTCCCGCAGTCGCGCCCCACATACGCATGCGATTGCGTTCCGCGACGCTTGTGCCAGTATGATGGGAGGGGGCACAGAGTGGCGACGGCAGGCAGAGAAGCGACAGGACCGGCGCCGGCGCGTGCGGACGCGGCCTTGGCTCCGACGAGAAGGTTTGCGACCCGCGAGCTGCCCGAACATCGGCGGGACGAACTCATCCGGGAATTTTACGGCCGGATCGGCATCGGCGTCGATATCGCCCCGATCGAGGTGCCGCTCGATCTCGATATCTCGACGCTGATCCTGCCGAAGATCATGATGATCGCGGCGACCACCACGCCGCTCAGATGGGATCGGCGGCCCGATCTGACCGCCGACGGCAACGACGACATCTGCATCACGTGGGCTGCCGGTGGCTATGCCTTCCGTCAGCACGGCCGCAGCGATGTGGACATTGCGCCCGGCGCCGCCTGCGTCATTCCGGTCGATCGTCCGTGGAGCGCCGCAACGCTGGACGGGTCGTGGAAGACGAACATTCAGATCGAGCGGCGCCTGCTCCTGGAGCGGGTGCCAGACCTTGAAGACGTGGCGCCGGATTGCATCGAGCGCCGCAGCCCCGAGGCCGCTTTGCTGTTCGATTATCAATGGTGGATCGCACGCCGGCCGATCACGGAGGCGATGGCGCCGAGGATCGCCGAGCACATTGCGGATCTCCTCGCACTGGCGCTGGGTGCCTCGGCGGATGCAAGGCAGGCAGCCAGGGAAGGTGGCGTACGTGCGGCGCGGCTGCTCGCCCTTCAGCGCCACATCGCGGCCAATCTTCACCGCCCGATGCTTTGCGCGCGGAGTGCCGCCAAAGCCCTGGGGATCAGCGAACGCTATGTTCGAAGCCTCCTCTCGGATGAGGAAACCACCTTTTCCGATTACGTGGCGGATCGCAGGCTCGATGCGATCCGAAGCCGGCTTCTGCAGCCGTCCCAAGCCGTCCTGCCGATCGCCGACATCGCGGCGGAGTTCGGCTTCTTCGAGCCATCCACCTTCTATCGCCGGTTCAAGGCGCGCTTCGGAATGAGCCCCTCGGAGTTCCGCCGGGGATAGTCGGCGCTGTTCCGCCCGCGCACCATCCAGTGCCGCCGGTGCCACATCGTTACGGCTGGAACGGCTCTATGCGGTCTCCCGATTGCGCAGCCGATCAGCGCCGCGCGAAAAGGGGGATCCATTCATGACCAAGACCACGCGCGTGGCGCTCACCGCCGCTGCCTCGATCAGCGCGCTTTCCTGGGCGGTCGCCGCGGCCGCGGACCCGACGCCGCCGTGCAACGCGGGTGCCGGTGCCGGCAGCACGGAATGCGGCGCCAATTCGACGACCGGTACCGCCGTCGAGGCCACCGCAGTGGGTGCGGGAAGCCAGGCGACCGGCGATGGCAGCACCGCCACCGGCAACGGCGCGGTCGCCTCTGCGCCCTCGGCCTTCGCCGGGGGCCAGGGCGCGATCGCCAATGGCCCGAGCGCCACGGCCATCGGCCTGAACAGCGCTGCGTCGGGCGGCCAGGCCACCGCCCTGGGGGCTTTCAGCGAGGCGAGCGGCGACGATGCCATTGCGCTGGGCAACGGCAGCCTGGCGACGGGCGACGGCAGCAGCGCGGTCGGCAACGATGCGGTGGGATCGGGCGTGTTCTCGAGCGCGTTCGGCAGCGATGCTGCCGCAACCGGTCTCGACAGCGTCGCCGTGGCGAAGCTCTCAACGGCAAGCGGCGAGGGGGCGATCGCCATTGGACGGTCGAGCGACGCCGCCGCCGATTACACGATCGGCATCGGGCGCAGCGCGGCGGCGAGCGACACCGGTGCGATTGCGGTCGGCTATCTGGCCACCTCGTCCGGCGTCCGCTCGATGGCGGTCGGTTTCGAGGCCGGTGCCGCTGGGGACCAGTCCTCCGCATTCGGGGCGTTCTCCGCGGCTTCGCAGCCCGACGCGACTGCGGTCGGGGCCGGCGCCCAGGCAACGGGTCCGGGCAGCACCGCCACCGGCCGCGCCGCATCGGCGCTCGGGGAATTGTCGAGCGCCTTCGGCATGAACGCGTCCGCGTCGGGATCGAGCAGCCTCGCCACGGGCTCGGGAGCCAGCGCAACCGGCACCGCCTCGATCGCGAGCGGCTTCAATGCAGAAGCGACCGGCTCGAACAGCATTGCCACGGGACAGTTCAGCCGGGCATTGAACAACAGCGCGGCGGCCTATGGTAATTCCGCTTTCGCGACGGGAGCAGGGAGCCTCGCGATCTCGACCTTGGCGCAAGCGACGGCCGACCTCAGCATCGCCATCGGAACACAGAGCGGCGGGTACGGGCGATCGAGCATCGGGATCGGCGCCCTGGCCCAGGGATTGGGCGAGGAGTCGGTCGCTCTCGGGGCGCTGGCGAGTGCAGGCGCCGACGGCAGCAGCGCAATCGGGGCCAGAGCGCGCGCCGAAGGCGTCAACGCGCTTGCCATCGGCATGGAGAGCAAATCGGAGGGGACGGCGGCGGTCGCGCTGGGCCGCCAGGCTTTGGCGACCGGCGAGCAGGCAACGGCGCTCGGAACCCAGTCGGTTGCCGTCGGGTCCGGAAGCGTCGGCATCGGCTACAATGCGGGGGCCATCGGGAACTTCTCGGTGGCGTTGGGCCAGCAGAGCGCAGCAACCGGCGATTCCTCGCTCGCGCTCGGCGCCGGTTCGACCGGAGGCGCCGCGGAAGCGACCGCCTTGGGCTGGTTCGCCAAGGCCAATGGGGTGCAGGCCGTCGCTTTGGGCGCCCAGAGCGAGGCGGCAGGTGCGCTCGGCACTGCGCTTGGCGCCAACAGCAGTGCGACGGGCGAGCAGGCGACCGCTCTCGGCAGCGGCAGCAGCGCGCTCGGCGTGGGGAGCACCGCGATCGGCCGACTGGCGGCGGCGTCGGCGGACGGCGCCGCCGCGCTCGGCCGCGACAGCCGCGCAGAGGGGGTAAATGCGGCTGCGCTCGGCCCGAACGCGATCGCGGCACACGATGGCTCCGTGGCGCTTGGCGCCGGAGCCGCGACCACCGCCGCTGGACAGGTGGCGCTCGGCGGCACCGGTAGTTCCGTTCGCGTCGGCGACATCGCGGCAAGCAGCGCGGCGCAGGCCGGAACCCTCGGCGTGGCGACGGTGGATGCGTCGGGCACGCTGGGGCGCGACACCACGCTCTTCCCCGCGGTCGGTGCCTTGCAGGCGGGGCAGGCGACACAGGCGGGCCAGATTGCGGCGATCGAAACCGTCAACACCACCCAGAACGGGCAGATCGCTGCCGTCGAGGCGGTCAACTCCAGCCAGGCAACGCAGATCACCGCGCTGCAGCTCGGCTCGGTAAGCCAGGGCATGGCGATCAGTGCGCTCCAGGCCGGACAGGCTGCGCTGAGCGGACGCGTCGATACTCTGTTCGATCTGCGGGAGCTCGATCGCCGCGACATGCAGGAAGGCATCGCAGCGGCGGTGGCCATGGGGCAGGCACCCATGCCCTCTGCGGCGGGGCGGACGAGCTACGTGCTGAACGTGTCGACCTTCCGCGGTGAGCAGGCGCTTGGCGGCTCGATCATGCACCGCCTCGGCGGTGACTCTCCGGTCGGGATCGGCGTGGGCTTCTCGTTCGCCGGGCACAAGAACAATGCGTTCCGCGCCGGGGTTGCGGGAGAGTTCTGAGGCCGCTCACGCACCAGACGACACCGGGTTGGTGCGGCAACGGCGAGGGTGCACTGCGGCGGCGGGTAACCGGCGCGTGACGAGGCAGGCAAGCGCGTGCCCACCACCGACGGCGCACCTATCCTCCCTGCTCGGTCTCGGGGCGAAGCGACTTCCGGTTTCGGGTCCGCGCCCCTAGGCTGTCCCGGAGGAAGGGAGAGCATGGCCCGAGGAAGACCCCACACCAATCTGCCGCCGCCCTATCTCAAGCGCGTGTGGCTCGACGACGCCTCCGTGCCCGATCGCGACGCTTACCCCTTCTGTCTGCCGTTGTTCCGCGATCCCGGCTTCGAGCTCGCCTTCGATCGGCCGGTGACAATCATCGTCGGCGAGAACGGCACCGGCAAGTCGACCCTGCTCGAGGGCATCGCCGTGCTCGCCGGCTTCGACGAAGGCGGCGGCGGGCCCGGTTATCGGACGATCGACAATGAAGGCGCGCTCGCCCGCGGCGGCGGCGATCTCGCCGCGGCGCTGAAGGCGAGCTGGCTGCCCAAGGTCGGCAAGGGCTGGTTCTTCAAGGCGGAGAGCTTCTTCTCCGTCGCCCGCTACCTGGATGAGGCGGCGAAGGAAGGCTTCGCCCCGCCGCCCGATTATCTCTCCCATTCCCATGGCGAGGGTTTCATGCGCTTCTTCGAGGAACGGTGCGAGCGCCCGGGCATCTTCCTGTTCGACGAGCCGGAATCGGCGCTTTCGCTGACCCGGCAGTTCGAATTCCTGAAGCTGCTCCACCGCATCCACGCGGCCGGCAAGACCCAGGTAATCCTCGCCACCCACGCGCCGATCCTGATGGCGCTGCCCGGCGCCCGCCTGCTCCGCCTCGGCAAATACGGCCTGGAGCCTGTGGCGTTCGAGGACACCGACCATTACCGGCTGATGCGCGAATTCATCCTCGACTGGCGCACCACCGTCGAGACCATGCTCGACGGGTGAGGATTGCGGGACGTCACGGCTTACCCCTCAGCCGCGGCCGTTGCACGCAATGTACGTGGGTTTTCGCGTGTGCCGGTCGATCGAAAGCCTGATCACCCCGCAGCCGCCGTCGAAGATGTTCGGCAGGTCCCGGTAATCGTCCAGCCAGCGTCGCTGACCGGCGGCAAGCGTGCCGGAGGCGGGTTCGGGGCAGGGCACCGCACGTGCGGTGAGGTCCGCGCCCAAGTCCTCGCAGGTCTCGTCCGGCCCGGTCGGTCCGAGCGGCACGACATAGGCGGCTATGATGTCGCCTTCGGCGCCAACGGCATAATGACGGGCATAGGCCTCGAGCGGCCTTGCCCCCGCCGGGAGGCGCACCGCCGCTTCGATCTCCGCCATCAGCGCCTCGGCTGCCGTCGGGGCGAGAGGGGGAGTGGCGAGCAGGGCGAGAAGGAGAAGCGGGCCGGTCACGCGCCGAGCCTGGCACGACGCGCTTCGGCAACGCAAGATGCCCCGCGACCGCATTCCAATGGAAGCCGCGCGCCGGAGCAATACAGGCGTCGTGGCAGCCGATCGCCTTCGGCGGTGCGGCGAAGCCGATGACGGCAGGCACGACGATCTGTGTCTAAGCTTTTTGTCTCATCACTGGGGCGCATTGCAGTTCGCACGCGACCTTCGCCGCTTCGTGGTCCTTCGTGCCTTCGTGTGGAACCGGCAGCCGCTGTGGGTTCGAGGCGGCAGGAGGAGATGCGCGAAGCCCACCCGAGAACGCGCTGACGTGCAGGTCTGACACCTTCGAAGAGGGTGATCCCGAGCTTGCGGCGCGGAGGCTTGGAGGAAGCAATGCGCGAAGACGGCTGGCGAGAGCGGAGGAACCGAGCACCTCTAGCGCCGCCGCGCCAGCCAGATCGTGCGGCCTCCGGCGTCCAGGTCTTCGGCGACATGCGCCACCACCGCGAAGCTGCTGTCGGCCAGCAAAGCAGTGTAGTCTGCGGGGGAAAGGCTGGCATGGTATAGCGGCTCGCCTTCGAACGTGCCGATCGCCTCGCCTTCGTCGGGCCCGCTGGTGAACAGCAAGGGCGCGCCCGCCCGCGTGTGGGCGGCGAAGATCGGGAACATGGTTCGCTGGTCGTCCGGGCAGAGGTGGAAGAAACTGTCCCAGGCGAGCAGGCCGTCGAAAGCGCGGTCGAGGCGCAGCGTGCGCATGTCGCCGACCAGGCCGCGCTGCTCCGGCAGGTTGTGCTGGAACAGGGCGATCATCTCGGGTGCGGAATCGACGCCGGTGACCGCACGGCCGTTGGCGGCCAGGTAGCGGGCGATCGGTTCGCCGGCGCCGCAGCCGAGATCGAGGATCGTGCCGGCGGTCGGAACCAGGGTGAGGAACCGGTCGAGCCAGCCGCGCTCGGGCAGACGCGTGCCGCGGGCTCGCGTCCAGGCGGCGGCATGGCGCCGGTAAAGGCCGATAATGTCGTCCGCAGCGCTTGGCACCTGCGGATCATGGCGGCTCGCGGGGAGGCTCGCAACACGCGTCGAGGAGAGGGGGCGGGCGGCGGAGGGCCGGATGTGCGGGTGCCCCGCCGCCCGCTGCGATCAGCTCTTCCGCGCCTGCTCGGCGATCAGCCGGTTCACCTGACCGAGCTGGTCCCGGACGCTCTCGGGACTTTCGGTGACGGGGCCGTCGGCACGCTCCGACGCGGTCGCCGTGTCGAGCAGCCGAAGCCGCTCCTCCAGCCGCGCTTTCTCGTCCTGCAGCTTGGCCAGCGTGTCGTCCTGAAGGTCGTCTTGCATCATGCATCCCTTGTGCGCGGCGCACCGACGGGTGCGCCCTGGTGTGAGATACGGATCCGGTGAGGTGCGGTGCGCAAAGATCGACCAGCACCGAGCGAACCCGATGCGGTCCGACATCACGATCCCGATGGAGATCGTCAGAGGGGCCCGGCCCGCTCGCTTTGAACGGCACCGCGGGCGGGAAGGTTCCGCCCTGATGGAACGATTGCGCCACGATCCGGAACCCGCGCCGGCGATGGTCCGGCGGTGCTGCGCCCGGGGAGTTTGACGATTATTGTGCACCGCGTCTCGGATCCGCGCGGCAATCCTGTTCGACGGGCAATGTCGCTTCTGCTTCCCCGATTATCGATGCGGTCGGCCCGATCGCGGAGCAACCGTCCGGTCGTCCGCGCGCCGTCCGCCGGGCACGCTTCGTCTCACCGCCACCCCTGCGTCGCAACCCGCCGGCACATGACGGGTTACGCACGGCGTTGCTTTCCTCCCCCCTGATTGCGACACTGATCTCGGCGCCGGCGTCTCGCATCCTGTGAGACGCCGGCGCTCTTGCTTCGGAGCGCCGAGGCGTTCTCCCGCACGGGCAATCATTGCCTGGTCGAGACGCTCGATCTTTTGGCTCGCGTCACCCCGGTCGACGCACCCAAGAAATTGGTCAAGCCTGCCTCGTCGAAGCACTCAGTCCTCCCTGTCGCTGCAAGCGATGGGGAGGGGGACCGCACAAAGTGCGGTGGAGGGGCTTTGGGCGCCGGAGGGCCCCTCCACCAACTTTCAGCTGGTGATGAGCAAGTGCAGGCTGCACCGCAGCCTGCAGTCCTGCCGGGGCACAACGGGCTTGCTCATCACCATCGCCTACGGCGACAGGAAGGATGAGAAGGCCGAATGCAATCGCGTTTCGCACGTCCCGACATTGACGTTCGTCGATGTTCCCGCTATGTTCCGCATCCTGTCTCCGGCCTGCGAACTCCCTAGGAACCATCGCGTCGCGAGCGAACCCTCCACCACGGGGCGAGCCGCCCTTCCTTGAAGGTCGAGGACCGACCAATAATCACGCGCGCCGGACGCCTGCACGCCCTTCGTCACGAGGATTGCAGGCGCGTGCGCGCAGGCGACGGGTCCGGCGTCGACCGAGCGTCCACTTGGCGATGGCGTGAAAACCACCGTAATAACGGTCAATACGGTGGTCTAAGTTGGCCGATAGCGCGACCGCAGCGAGGCAGGCGAGCCGACGTTCGGATTCCTGCCCCGCTGATATCGAGCCTCCTCGCAGCGCAACCGGCGCGCGAAAATCGACCGTATTATCGGTCAATACGGTGGCGTCGACGGACTGTGGAGGGTTGCTGCTCCGCCCCTTCGACAGGCGAGGTGGCAGGGGCCGGAGCGCTTTCGCATGCGCACGCGACGGAGCCCGCACTGGCTTACCCGTGCGCTCCCGATCCTCACGCGGAAAAGGAACCGTCCGCCACTTTCCCTCTCCCATTTGGGGAGAGGGAGGGACCCGCCCGGCTTTGGCCGGGCGGGAGGGTGAGGGGAGTCCGTAGGGACGCCCCGCCCGGCTTCGGCCGGGTGGGAGGGTGAGGGCAGTCCGTAGGGACGCCCCGCCCGGCTTTTGGCCGGGCGGGAGGGTGAGGGGAGTCCGTAGGGACGCCCCGCCCGGCTTTGGCCGGGTGGGAGGGTGAGGGCCGTCTCAAACCGGGACCCGCGCCATGCAACATCCCGCATGTCCGCTCGTTTCGCTTCCGCCTGCCGCCGAAGGAGAAACAAGATGCGCAAGATCGTGTTCGGAACCGCCTTCCTGCTGGCTGCGATGGCGTCCGCCGCCTCGCACGCGCCCGAGGCGCAGGCGCGCGGCGCAGGCGTTCGCGGCGTCGTTTCCGGACCCGGTTCCGGCGCCGGGCCGGTGCGCGGACCTGGGCGGGTCGGCCTGGTCGACAGCGTTCGCAGAGGGCCGGGCGGGTGGAGCGGCGGCGACTGGCGGCCCGGCGGCACGGGTTGGCAGGGCCGCGGCATCCCGGTCGGCGGGGGTCGTGTGGGCCGCGGCGACGGATATGGTCGCGGCGGGTGGAACGGGCGTGGCGGCTGGGACGGCCGCGGCCGCCGCGGCGAAGACGGCGGCCGCGGCGAATGGGGCCGGGACGATTGGAGCTGGAACGGCGACCGTGACGGACGGCACCGACGAGACCGGCCCGGCCGCGATCGGCGCGATCGTGGCGGGCATGTTTATGCCGACGGCATCGGCATCGGCGATGGCGGCTGGGCGGCCGAGGGCGAGCGGCTGGCGCAGGACGGCGGACCAACCCGGTCGGAGGCACGCAAGACCTGGCGCAATCCGTGTCGTTCCTACTGGTATGACGGGTTCTCCTGGCGCTGTTGATCGCGCCCGCCGTCCGACCGGGCCTCGTGCCTTAGTGGGCGTCGTGCCTGCGGCCGAGTTGGCGCCGGGCGCCATTCGCTGGTAGGCTACCGGGGATTGGGGCCGCTCCGGGGGATGGATGAGCCGATTTCGCGAGGATGTTCTCGACTGGTTCGATGCAGGGCGCGTCGTTCCGGGAGGCGAGGATGCGGTGCTCCGCGCCGCCGGCATGCTGCCGACCCGTGCCGACTGGCACGCGTTCCTTGGCCGGCTCACCCTCTGGCTCGGCACGGTCGCGCTCGCGGCGGCGCTGATCTTCTTTTTCGCATTCAATTGGGACGATCTCGGCCGCTTCGGCAAATTCGGCCTGGTCGAGGCGGCGATGGTCGCCGCTTTGTTCGGCGTCTGGCGCGTCGGGCTCGACGGCCTGCCGGGGAAGGCCCTGTTGCTGCTGCTCGTCCTGCTGACCGGGGCGCTGCTGGCGCTTGCCGGGCAGGTCTATCAGACGGGTGCCGACACGTTCGAACTGTTCGCCTGGTGGGCGGTCCTGATTCTCCCCTGGGTGCTGGTCGGCCGCTTCGCCCCCTTGTGGCTGGTCTGGCTCGCCTTGCTCAACCTCGCACTTTATCTCTTTGCCGACCTTTCCCACTCCGAGGGGCTGCTGCTGTGGGGCCTCTATGGCGTGAACGGGCTCGCTCTGATCCTGTGGGAAACGGCGCAGCGCCGGGGCGTGTCCTGGCTCGATGACGATTGGCCGCCGCGACTCGTTGCGGTGGCGAGCGGCACGATGGCCACCGCGCTGGCCGTCCGCGCGATCGGCTCTTCGGCCGACGGCAGCGCCCTTGGTGCGCTTGCTTATGCGGCCTGGCTTGCGGCATTCTATGGCTGGTACCGGCGTGTCCGGCCGGATCTGTTCATGCTCGCCGGCGGGGTGCTCAGCCTGATCGTCGTGGTGATATTCTTCCTTGCTGAGCATGTCATGGAACGCGCCGACGGCGGCGGTTTCCTGCTCACCGGTCTGGTCGTGCTCGGCATGTCGGCCGGCGGCGCGATCTGGTTGAAATCGGTGGCGCGGGAGCAGCGGGCGTGAGCGCGGCAGAGCTTTGGGAGCGGCTGCAAGCCGAGCATCTCGTCGAGGGTGCGCGGCCGGTCGCGGAGGCGCGCGCCGCACCGTGGTTCGTCCGGGTGATGCTCGGCATTGCCGGCTGGCTCGGCGCCATCTTCCTGCTGCTGTTCGTCGGCGTGACCTTCGATCAGGTGTTCAGGGACGGTTCTGTCGCGCTGATCGCCGGCGGGGCCTGCTGCGCCGGCGCGTTCGGCCTGTTCAGACGCTTCGACGACAATGACTTCGCCGAACAATTCGCACTCGCCGCCAGCCTGGCCGGACAGATGCTGATCGTTGTCGGGCTGGCCGCCATCCTGTCTCCCGACATGGCGTCTCTTTTCCTCGCGGTTGCGGGAGCTGAGGCGGCGCTGGCGCTGGCCGTGCCCAATTTCCTGCACCGGGTGCTGGCCGGCAGCGGCGCCGCGATCGCGCTTTCGCTGGCGATCAACCAATATGGTCTGCACGGCCTTTCCGCGCCTCTGCTCGGCGCCGGCCTCGTCTGGATCTGGCTGGCGCCGCAGCGTTGGGCCGCAGACGGGCGCTTGTGGCGGCCGCTCGGCTACGGGCTGGTCCTCGCATTGCTGCTGATCGAAACCTTTCGGCTGTTCGGCGCCGAAGACCTGTTCGGCCTTGCCCGCGAGTCGGTGCGCTGGATTGAGCTGCAAGGGCCGCTGATCGGCCGCGGCGCGGTTGCTGCCCTGCTCGTCTGGATCGCACTGGCCGAGAGCGGGCGGCAGGCGCTTCCGCCGGCGCGTCGGCTCGCCGCCGGCGGGGCCGCCCTCCTGTTCGGCCTGCTCGCTCTGGCCGCGCCCGGTCTCGGTTCGGCCATGCTGATCCTGCTGCTCGGCTTCGCCGCCGGCAATCGCATCCTGCTCACGCTCGGCACCCTCGCCCTGCTCGGCTTCGTCGCCCATTTCTACTACAGCCTGCATCTCACCCTGCTCGGAAAATCGGGCATGCTCGCGGCGACCGGCCTTTGCCTGCTCGCCGCCCATGCCGTGCTCGTGCGCGGGTGGTTCTCCTCGCCGGCCATGGGAGAGGCCAATGGCTAAGCGCATCGCGCTCGTCGCCGGGCTCGCCGTGCTCGCGCTGATCAATTTCGGCATCTACCAGCGCGAGCAGCTGGTCCGGCACGGGTCACTGGTCCTGCTGAAGCTGAGCCCGGTCGATCCGCGCTCGCTGATGCAAGGCGATTACATGCGGCTGAGCTTCGAGGCCGCCGACCAGGCCTTTCCCGGCGCCGGCAGGTTCGGCGCGCCGCAGCCCGGAAGCGACGGCCACCTGGTGGTCCTGCGCGATGGACAAGGTGTCGGCCACTTTCGCCGGTTCGCCGACGGCCGTCCGCTCGGCCCCGGAGAAGTCGCGCTGCGCTACCGCATCCGCGCCGGCGAACCGCAATTCGCAACCAACGCCTTCTTCTTCGAAGAAGGCCAGGCGGACGTCTATGCCAAGGCCGCTTATGGCGAGTTCCGCGTCGCCGAAGACGGCGAGATGATCCTCACCGGCCTCCGCGACGCAAAAGGCGCGCGGCTCGGTCGCAGCCAGGCATTGTTCTAGGACACGCAGGCATGCTGTTCCCCGCTCCCGTTTCGGGGAGAGGGAGGGGCCCGGCCCGCAGGGGCGGGAGGGTGAGGGCAGCGGGGGGCTGAGGAAAGATGCGGGACGCCTCGCTAAACCCCGTCCTTTGTTCCTGCGCCGCACAGCATCGTCACCGCGGCATCCGCCACTGCCTGCAACTCGGCTTCGCTGGCGCCGCCGCGGGCGCGGACCGCCAGCGTGTGGAGCATGCCGGTGGCGAGCTTGGCGTGGGCGACGGGATCGGCGCCCGGCGGGAGCTCGGCCAGCGCTTCGCGGAATTTGGCCTCGAAGGCGCCGTCCAGTTGTTCGAACGAGACCGTGAGCACCGTCCGCACTTCATTCTCGACCGCCGCTTCGGTGACGGCGGTGCCGACCAGGAAGCAGCCGCGGCCGGCCGGATCGCCGCGCCGGTAAAGCTGGACGGCGCCCGCATAGAGGCGCGTCAGCAGCAGCCGGAGCGGGCCCGGTGCGGCGAGCGCCCGTTCGAGCGCGGCGAGCATGTCGGCGCGGGTGCGTTCGAGGGTCGCGAGGTAGAGCGCGCGCTTGTCTCCGAACGCGCCGTAGAGGCTGGGCCGGTTGAGCCCGGTGGCGGCGGCGAGGTCGTCGAGCGAGGTCGCGGCATAGCCGCTGCGCCAGAAGGCATCGCGGGCCTTGAGCAGCACGTCGTCCCGATCGAAGGCGGGCGGGCGCCCGCGGCGGCGGGTCGACTCATTCTGTACCATTTCGCAAAGAATCCTTGACGTCATGCATTTTGTACCGGATTGTATGGAAATCAACAAGCCGGAAGGACGCGTCATGGATCTCTATTTCTCCCCGCTGGCATGCTCATTGGGTGCCCGCATCGCTCTCTACGAGGCCGGCGCCGAAGCCGGCTATTACCACGTTGATGCCGCGACCAAGACGACGCAGGGGCACGACTATCGCGAGATCAATCCCAAGGGCCTCGTCCCGGCGATCCGCACGGTGGACGGCGACGTGCTCAGCGAGAATGCGGCGGTGCTCCAATATATCGCGGACTGCTTTCCCAAGGCGAGGCTCGCCCCGGCGGCGGGGCCGGAACGCTATCGGTTGCAGCAATGGCTGAGCTTCGTCGGCAGCGAATTGCACAAGGCCGTGTTCGCGCCCCTGCTCGGGCGCAACTCGAACGACGGCGCGCGCGACTATGCGCGGTCGCTGGCGCCGGAGCGGTTCGACTATCTCGATGCCCATCTTGCCGGGCGCGACTGGCTGCTCGGCAGCTTCAGCGTCGCGGACGCCTATTTGGCGGCGGTGCTCAACTGGGCGCCTTACGTGAAGATCGATCTCGGCCGCTGGCCGGCGGTCGCCGCCTATCGCGACCGGCTGGCGGCCCGGCCCAGCGTCGCCCGCGCCGTGGCCGAGGAGATGGACCTGTTCCGGCAGGCGGCCTGACCTGGCGGGTGGGCAGGGACGTCCGACGGGCGCGGCGGGCTCGCCCGGCTTCTACTCGAACCACCAGTAGAGCAGGACGAGCCCGCCGAGAATCAGGCCGAACGTCCACGTCCGGCGGTTCTCCCGGGCCTTCGCTTCTGGGCTGGTGAGGGCGGCGCTCCGTGCGGCGTTGAGGCGCTCGAATGCCTCGGCGCTGCCCTCGTCGCGGATGGCGTAAGTGCGTTGGATGGTGGCGAACACCGTGCTGTCGTCGTCGCCGAAATCGAACGCACGCTGGATGCTGCTGACGGCCGCGACCCGCCGATGCGCGTTGCTGGAGGCTGCGGCGCGAAAGCAGAGCCAGGAGACGAACCCGAGCAGCGCTGCGAAGGCAATCATCGGCCATTCCCGACCGGGCTCTTCGATGAATTCGCGGAGACTGTCGCCGAGCAGGAACAGGGCGAATGCCGCCGTCAAGAAGCCGGGCAGAGCGAGCTCGGAAACGACGACACTCTTCACGCGCTCGGCCCGTGTGAGCGGCTGCCATTCGGCCTGGTGTCGGCGAATGCAATCGGTGCAGAACAGTGGGGCGGCGTGCGCGATCCGGTATTGCCAGGGCCCGTCATCGCCATGGTTGAACTGGAACACCTTGGTGATCGGCAGCGTCTCGGTCGCGCGGTGGCCGCAATTGGGACAGAGGGGCGGGTAGAGCAGGGTCTCGATCC
The nucleotide sequence above comes from Sphingosinicella sp. BN140058. Encoded proteins:
- a CDS encoding glutathione binding-like protein, with product MDLYFSPLACSLGARIALYEAGAEAGYYHVDAATKTTQGHDYREINPKGLVPAIRTVDGDVLSENAAVLQYIADCFPKARLAPAAGPERYRLQQWLSFVGSELHKAVFAPLLGRNSNDGARDYARSLAPERFDYLDAHLAGRDWLLGSFSVADAYLAAVLNWAPYVKIDLGRWPAVAAYRDRLAARPSVARAVAEEMDLFRQAA